In one Rugosibacter aromaticivorans genomic region, the following are encoded:
- a CDS encoding DMT family transporter, whose product MSILILIWGLGYPVMKFGMQFSPPLIYTGLRTIISGMFLMALAFYSGEPLNLRDTWKALLISTVFNVLLFFGASAFAVQLLPSGIASILLYAQPIMVGLLAHFLLHELLTLRKITGLLFGFLGVAIISYKGLTGDLSLQGVIMGLLSALGWTFGTLLVKRHNPRSIYWFIAIPFIGGGVLLFCMGLAVGEQPTAIVWNLPFISALLWGAIIGLGASWVIWFHLVRTVEASTLSANTFLVPVVSVIGGALFLGEKVPPSLYLGGALVVLGIYQVNRPTSKTSTGVMGNQ is encoded by the coding sequence TTGAGCATTTTGATCCTGATCTGGGGTCTGGGCTACCCCGTCATGAAGTTTGGTATGCAGTTTTCTCCACCGCTGATCTATACCGGTTTGCGCACCATCATCAGCGGCATGTTTCTGATGGCCTTGGCGTTCTATAGCGGTGAGCCGTTGAATCTGCGCGACACCTGGAAGGCCTTGCTGATTTCCACTGTATTTAACGTGCTGCTGTTTTTTGGTGCCTCGGCCTTCGCCGTGCAATTGCTGCCCTCTGGCATCGCGTCCATTTTGCTGTATGCGCAGCCGATCATGGTGGGGCTGTTGGCGCATTTTCTGTTGCATGAACTCCTGACCCTGCGCAAAATCACCGGCCTGCTGTTTGGCTTTCTGGGTGTCGCCATCATCAGCTATAAAGGGCTGACGGGCGACTTATCCCTGCAAGGCGTGATCATGGGCTTACTCTCCGCGCTGGGCTGGACCTTCGGCACGCTCCTGGTCAAGCGCCACAATCCTCGCTCGATCTATTGGTTTATCGCCATCCCCTTTATTGGCGGCGGCGTGCTGCTGTTTTGCATGGGGCTGGCCGTGGGCGAACAGCCCACGGCCATTGTCTGGAACCTGCCTTTCATCAGCGCCTTACTCTGGGGCGCGATCATTGGCTTGGGCGCCTCCTGGGTGATCTGGTTTCATCTGGTGCGCACCGTTGAGGCCAGCACGCTCTCGGCCAATACCTTCCTGGTACCCGTGGTTTCCGTCATCGGTGGCGCGCTGTTTCTCGGCGAAAAAGTGCCACCCAGCCTTTACCTCGGCGGCGCACTCGTCGTGCTGGGGATTTACCAGGTCAACCGGCCGACATCCAAGACGTCTACCGGCGTTATGGGCAACCAATAA
- a CDS encoding RcnB family protein translates to MAAPFIASPAHADKPAWAGNDGHSAQKDQQDYRNDDQKLHHGKKDKRHRRDRDYDPRDYDRASRDAPRISINAYFDDREREYARGYYRDEFHHGHCPPGLAKKHNGCLPPGQAKKWRRGAPLPSTVVSYPVPNEVVVHLRPPPSGYRYVRVASDILLIAVGTNMVVDAIEDLGR, encoded by the coding sequence ATGGCAGCACCGTTTATAGCCAGCCCAGCGCATGCCGACAAACCCGCTTGGGCCGGTAATGACGGCCACTCGGCGCAGAAAGACCAGCAAGATTACCGGAACGATGACCAAAAACTTCATCATGGAAAAAAAGACAAACGTCACCGGCGCGATAGGGATTATGACCCTAGAGATTACGACAGAGCATCCCGCGATGCGCCACGAATCTCAATCAATGCGTATTTCGATGATCGCGAGCGTGAATATGCGCGTGGCTACTACCGTGATGAATTCCACCATGGCCATTGCCCCCCGGGACTCGCCAAAAAGCACAACGGTTGCCTGCCACCCGGACAGGCAAAAAAATGGCGCAGGGGAGCGCCTTTACCAAGCACTGTGGTGTCCTACCCTGTGCCAAACGAGGTTGTGGTTCATTTGCGTCCGCCCCCATCCGGTTATCGGTATGTACGGGTTGCCTCGGATATTCTGCTGATTGCAGTCGGCACCAACATGGTTGTTGATGCCATTGAAGACCTGGGTCGATAG
- the cobO gene encoding cob(I)yrinic acid a,c-diamide adenosyltransferase, whose product MAENEYPQRMQRKKQVIDKKIASASAERGLLLVNTGIGKGKSSAAFGVLARTLGHGFRAGVVQFVKSRTDTGEEGFFRRQPAVDWHVMGEGFTWETQDKEKDAQAAQAAWRQSRLFLADPTVHLVILDELTYAFKYGWLDLDAVLADLAARPPMQHVIITGRAAPEKLIAAADTATDMGLVKHAFKAGVKAMPGIEF is encoded by the coding sequence ATGGCAGAAAACGAATATCCCCAACGCATGCAGCGCAAAAAACAGGTGATCGACAAAAAAATCGCCAGCGCCTCTGCCGAACGCGGCTTACTACTGGTCAACACCGGCATCGGCAAGGGCAAGTCCTCCGCCGCTTTTGGCGTGCTTGCCCGCACCTTGGGGCATGGCTTTCGTGCAGGCGTGGTGCAGTTCGTCAAGAGCCGCACCGACACGGGCGAGGAAGGCTTCTTTCGCCGACAGCCTGCTGTCGATTGGCATGTAATGGGCGAAGGCTTCACCTGGGAGACGCAAGACAAGGAAAAGGATGCACAGGCCGCCCAAGCGGCGTGGCGCCAGAGCCGACTTTTTCTCGCCGATCCGACCGTTCACTTGGTGATATTGGACGAGCTCACCTACGCCTTCAAATACGGCTGGCTTGATCTGGATGCCGTGCTGGCTGATCTCGCCGCGCGTCCGCCCATGCAGCACGTCATCATCACGGGCCGCGCCGCACCTGAAAAACTCATCGCCGCTGCCGATACAGCGACCGACATGGGCCTCGTCAAGCATGCCTTCAAAGCGGGCGTCAAAGCCATGCCGGGGATAGAATTCTGA
- a CDS encoding ABC transporter substrate-binding protein: MSQYLPQRIACLSTESVEVLYALGEEARVVGISGFTTRPARARKEKPKISGFSTARIDKILAVKPDLVLAFSDLQGDICRDLVKAGIAVHHFNQRSVAEILAMIATVGRLVGAVDRAAQLVVKLEAQIAAVRATAATLPRRPRVYFEEWDEPMISGIQWVSELITIAGGDDIFADLAQKRSARERIIAEKSALARRQPDIVFASWCGKKFQPARFAARFAGEEFPALATGEIHEIKSAHILSPGPAAIEAGLPQLARLIQRWATSAA, translated from the coding sequence ATGTCCCAATATTTGCCCCAGCGCATCGCCTGTTTATCCACCGAATCGGTCGAGGTGCTTTATGCCTTGGGTGAGGAAGCACGCGTTGTCGGCATCTCCGGCTTCACCACGCGGCCCGCGCGGGCGCGTAAAGAGAAACCCAAGATCAGCGGTTTTTCAACGGCGCGGATCGACAAGATTCTGGCCGTGAAACCCGATCTGGTGCTGGCGTTTTCTGACTTACAAGGCGATATCTGCCGCGATCTGGTGAAGGCGGGCATTGCCGTGCATCACTTTAATCAACGCAGCGTGGCCGAGATTTTGGCCATGATCGCAACCGTCGGGCGCCTGGTGGGCGCAGTGGATCGCGCAGCGCAACTGGTGGTCAAGCTCGAAGCGCAGATCGCCGCCGTGCGCGCGACCGCCGCCACCTTGCCGCGCCGCCCACGCGTGTATTTCGAGGAATGGGATGAGCCGATGATCAGCGGCATTCAGTGGGTGTCCGAGCTGATCACGATCGCCGGTGGCGATGACATCTTTGCCGATCTCGCGCAAAAACGCAGTGCGAGGGAGCGCATCATCGCGGAAAAGTCGGCGCTGGCGAGACGGCAGCCAGACATCGTTTTCGCCTCGTGGTGCGGCAAAAAATTTCAGCCGGCGCGCTTTGCCGCCCGCTTTGCGGGAGAGGAATTTCCGGCGCTGGCGACTGGCGAAATCCACGAAATCAAATCCGCCCATATCCTCTCGCCAGGCCCTGCTGCCATAGAAGCAGGCCTGCCCCAGTTGGCGCGTCTGATTCAACGCTGGGCGACATCGGCTGCATAA
- the cobJ gene encoding precorrin-3B C(17)-methyltransferase has product MNNAMNNEIKKSGKIMLVGIGPGSNDHLTARARAAIAEADTIIGYVTYIRLVTDLIEGKEIIKKSMTEELDRAIEAYARAKQGKKVALISSGDAGVYGMAGPTFEVLFQAGWTPDSDIEVEIVPGASALNTCAALVGAPLTHDFCAISLSDLLTPWPVIARRLNAAADADFVVALYNPKSGRRTRQIQEARRLFLAHRRPDTPVAIVKSAYRPKQRIEFTTLDKMTECDIGMLSTVLIGNSSTFVRDGLMVTPRGYASKYDVESGGTHAGEQAGRSLSTGLNGWLETIRSSGKTPDELAAQYGLPASYIAATLAEIPETDQENDSESAEDVVA; this is encoded by the coding sequence ATGAACAACGCAATGAACAACGAAATCAAAAAATCCGGAAAAATCATGCTGGTCGGCATTGGCCCCGGCAGCAACGACCATCTGACGGCCCGCGCCCGTGCAGCGATTGCCGAAGCCGATACGATCATCGGCTACGTCACTTATATCCGCCTCGTCACCGATCTGATCGAGGGCAAGGAGATCATCAAGAAATCGATGACCGAAGAACTGGACCGTGCCATCGAAGCTTATGCACGGGCCAAACAGGGCAAGAAAGTAGCCCTCATTTCCTCCGGCGATGCGGGCGTCTACGGCATGGCCGGCCCGACATTCGAAGTCCTGTTTCAGGCTGGCTGGACGCCGGATTCGGATATTGAGGTCGAAATCGTCCCCGGCGCTTCGGCGCTCAACACCTGCGCCGCGCTGGTTGGCGCACCGCTGACCCACGATTTCTGCGCCATTTCCCTGTCTGATTTGCTGACGCCCTGGCCGGTCATCGCCAGGCGGCTGAATGCCGCCGCCGATGCCGATTTCGTCGTCGCCCTCTACAACCCCAAGAGCGGTCGCCGCACGCGGCAGATTCAGGAAGCGCGACGTCTCTTCCTTGCTCACCGCCGGCCGGATACACCAGTTGCCATCGTGAAGTCGGCCTACCGGCCGAAACAGCGCATCGAATTCACCACGCTCGACAAAATGACCGAATGCGACATCGGCATGCTGTCCACCGTCCTCATCGGCAACTCCAGCACGTTTGTGCGCGATGGCCTGATGGTCACCCCGCGCGGCTACGCCAGCAAATACGACGTGGAAAGCGGCGGCACCCATGCTGGCGAGCAGGCCGGACGCTCGCTCTCTACCGGCCTCAACGGCTGGCTGGAAACCATCCGCAGCAGCGGCAAGACACCGGATGAACTGGCGGCCCAGTATGGCCTGCCCGCCAGCTACATCGCCGCCACCCTGGCCGAAATCCCGGAGACAGATCAGGAAAACGATAGCGAAAGCGCTGAGGATGTTGTCGCATGA
- a CDS encoding cobalamin-binding protein codes for MKHYFLALLCVVSHNLAWSQTSGQRADPYADRHAGQRTEVGLPSAAPAKRIVSLAPHITELLFAAGAGSKLVGNVAYGDYPPAAKALPRVGGYAQLDLEAILALKPDLVIAWESGNPPAALEKLKAMGVPVYVSQPNRIEDVAREIEQFGALAGTEAVANPAAAAFRARHAALAARYSQRPVVDVFYQIWKQPLMTVNDKQIIGDAIRLCGGRNVFGSLPILAPTVTVEAVIAANPEVIVASGMGDERPEWLNDWRRWKTMTAVKRDNLYFIPPQEIQRHTPRLLDGAEKLCQALDAAREKRPVNPHPANHPRTK; via the coding sequence ATGAAACACTATTTTTTGGCACTGCTATGCGTTGTTAGTCACAACCTGGCATGGAGCCAAACATCTGGGCAACGTGCCGACCCGTACGCCGACCGACACGCCGGCCAACGCACTGAAGTAGGCTTGCCCTCAGCCGCCCCGGCCAAACGCATTGTCAGCCTTGCGCCGCACATTACAGAGTTGCTCTTTGCTGCGGGTGCGGGCAGTAAACTCGTCGGCAATGTGGCGTATGGCGACTATCCGCCAGCCGCTAAAGCCTTGCCCCGGGTGGGCGGCTATGCACAACTCGATCTGGAGGCTATCCTTGCCTTAAAGCCTGATCTGGTCATTGCCTGGGAGAGTGGCAACCCGCCAGCGGCGCTGGAAAAATTAAAGGCGATGGGTGTTCCTGTCTATGTCTCACAACCCAACCGCATCGAGGATGTGGCCCGCGAGATTGAGCAGTTCGGCGCGCTGGCTGGCACTGAGGCGGTGGCTAACCCGGCGGCCGCTGCGTTTCGCGCGCGCCATGCGGCATTGGCAGCGCGTTACAGCCAGCGCCCGGTGGTTGATGTGTTTTATCAAATCTGGAAGCAGCCCTTGATGACCGTGAATGACAAACAGATCATCGGCGATGCCATTCGCTTATGCGGCGGGCGCAACGTGTTTGGTTCTCTGCCCATTTTGGCGCCGACGGTGACAGTAGAAGCGGTGATCGCCGCAAACCCCGAAGTGATTGTTGCCAGCGGCATGGGCGATGAACGCCCGGAGTGGCTTAACGATTGGCGGCGCTGGAAAACGATGACCGCGGTCAAGCGCGATAACCTGTATTTCATTCCGCCACAGGAAATCCAGCGGCATACGCCGCGTCTTTTGGATGGCGCGGAAAAGCTCTGTCAGGCGTTAGATGCCGCGCGTGAAAAACGCCCAGTGAATCCACATCCGGCAAACCATCCGCGCACAAAATAA
- a CDS encoding cobalamin biosynthesis protein, with translation MKTAPFKVALGLGCDRGTPAETIARAVAEALSAAGLEATQVQAVASITLKADEAGLLAFAAAQGWALSFYSPEQLAAVSVPNPSETVRKYTGTPSVAEAAALLAAGADKRHLIIKKHKLRGPDGRSATISIARISK, from the coding sequence GTGAAAACCGCCCCATTCAAGGTCGCGCTTGGACTGGGCTGTGACCGGGGCACTCCGGCCGAGACCATCGCCCGCGCAGTAGCCGAAGCCCTCTCCGCCGCCGGACTCGAAGCGACACAGGTGCAGGCCGTCGCCAGCATCACGCTGAAAGCGGACGAAGCCGGTCTGCTGGCTTTTGCCGCCGCGCAAGGCTGGGCGCTGAGCTTTTATTCGCCGGAACAACTGGCCGCCGTCTCTGTGCCCAACCCGTCGGAAACCGTGCGCAAGTACACCGGCACGCCTTCCGTCGCGGAAGCCGCGGCCCTCTTGGCCGCCGGCGCGGACAAGCGCCACCTGATCATCAAAAAACACAAGCTGCGTGGCCCCGACGGGCGCAGCGCCACCATTTCCATCGCAAGGATATCCAAATGA
- the bluB gene encoding 5,6-dimethylbenzimidazole synthase gives MTRPENPNAFDATAIDAIYRTIHSRRDIREFIPGPLPDGLLSRLYAAAHAAPSVGFMQPWRLIHVVDAALRDEMITLVETERQATATVLPSRTTEFLKLKVEGMKTCAEVLVVALMDGCENHIFGKRTLPEMALASAACAIQNMWLAARAEGIGLGWVSFFEPEALARLFAMPPGAKPIAILCIGHVAEFPAQPMLEALGWGQRLPLESVVFENQWLKDAQPTPTAY, from the coding sequence ATGACGCGGCCGGAAAACCCCAACGCCTTCGATGCGACTGCCATCGACGCGATCTATCGCACTATCCACAGCCGCCGCGACATTCGTGAATTCATCCCCGGCCCCTTGCCGGATGGTTTGCTTAGCCGCCTCTACGCCGCTGCCCACGCCGCGCCCTCGGTCGGCTTCATGCAGCCTTGGCGCTTGATTCATGTTGTTGACGCCGCATTGCGCGATGAAATGATCACGCTCGTTGAAACCGAGCGCCAGGCAACCGCCACCGTCCTGCCCTCACGCACAACAGAATTTCTCAAGCTCAAAGTGGAAGGCATGAAAACCTGCGCCGAAGTTCTTGTGGTCGCGCTGATGGACGGCTGCGAAAACCATATTTTCGGCAAACGCACGCTGCCTGAAATGGCCCTCGCCTCCGCCGCCTGCGCCATTCAGAACATGTGGCTGGCCGCGCGTGCCGAAGGCATCGGCTTGGGCTGGGTCTCCTTTTTCGAACCAGAGGCCCTGGCCCGCCTGTTTGCCATGCCGCCGGGCGCAAAACCTATTGCCATCCTCTGCATTGGTCACGTTGCCGAATTTCCTGCCCAACCAATGCTCGAAGCCCTCGGCTGGGGCCAGCGTCTGCCGCTCGAATCGGTCGTGTTTGAAAACCAGTGGCTTAAGGATGCGCAACCAACACCAACGGCGTATTGA
- a CDS encoding cobalamin biosynthesis central domain-containing protein: MTQHLPFPGSRIAVVAITRHGIALAGKVVAALPGARLFAPEKFRTEAEAAAPDAACYTGKTGDQIPALFAAFDGIVCIVSLGAVVRLIAPYLKNKEADPGIVVIDEAGHFVIPMLSGHLGGANALAGRLATALDATPVLTTASDSRQTLAVDLLGRELGWTFDASHDEIVRASAAMVNDEPVALVQETGSTDWWAKHANGRSGPLPANLKQFARLEEIDPAAFGAILWVSQRELPPGWVAKLAGKRVIYRPPQDSAQ, from the coding sequence ATGACACAGCACCTCCCCTTCCCCGGCAGCCGCATCGCGGTCGTCGCTATCACCCGCCACGGTATCGCACTGGCCGGAAAAGTGGTGGCGGCATTGCCCGGCGCCCGGCTTTTTGCACCGGAAAAATTCCGCACCGAAGCCGAAGCCGCCGCGCCGGATGCCGCCTGCTATACCGGAAAAACCGGCGACCAGATTCCGGCGCTCTTTGCGGCCTTCGACGGCATCGTCTGCATTGTCTCGCTCGGCGCCGTGGTGCGCCTGATCGCGCCGTATCTGAAAAACAAGGAAGCGGACCCGGGCATTGTCGTGATCGACGAAGCTGGCCATTTCGTCATTCCCATGCTGTCCGGCCATCTCGGCGGCGCCAATGCGCTGGCCGGTCGCCTCGCTACGGCGCTGGACGCAACGCCAGTGCTGACCACGGCCTCCGACTCACGCCAGACACTGGCAGTTGATCTGCTCGGCCGCGAACTGGGTTGGACTTTTGATGCCAGCCACGACGAGATCGTGCGCGCCAGCGCCGCCATGGTCAATGACGAGCCGGTCGCCCTGGTGCAGGAAACCGGCAGCACCGACTGGTGGGCAAAGCATGCCAACGGGCGCAGCGGCCCGTTGCCGGCCAATCTCAAACAGTTTGCGCGGCTGGAAGAAATCGATCCCGCGGCTTTTGGCGCCATCCTGTGGGTGAGCCAGCGCGAGCTGCCCCCCGGCTGGGTGGCAAAACTGGCAGGCAAGCGCGTGATCTATCGCCCGCCGCAGGACTCCGCACAGTGA
- a CDS encoding cobyrinate a,c-diamide synthase, producing MATALLIAAPASGQGKTSIAAGLARLYSRQGKRVRVFKCGPDFLDPMIHAVASAAPCENLDLWMCGEFDAATRLARAAENADVILVEGVMGLFDGAPSAADIARRFNLPVLAVIDAAAMAQTFGAVAHGLAHYQPDLPFYGVLANRVASPGHAEMLEESLSPGIRWCGTVPRDDAASLPERHLGLHQAAEIEDLMARLDRMANQLEKTPLAALDTGDFSANLAVSSAPARCVLSGTFSGLATPAPPLLKNKTIAIARDASFCFLYPANLELLAAMGAQLAFFSPLAGEPLPMCDAVWLPGGYPELHAAVLAQRREFFAQLATHVAASKPLIAECGGMMTLFDTLTDTQGATHPMAALLPGRIVMQPRLAALGGQEAELPEGTLRGHTFHYSKAETPLEPLTHARRQRSLGNKTQGEAIYRRARLTASYVHFYFPSNPAVAAALFLP from the coding sequence ATGGCCACCGCACTGCTCATCGCCGCCCCGGCTTCCGGTCAGGGCAAAACCAGCATCGCCGCCGGGCTGGCGCGGCTCTATTCGCGCCAGGGCAAACGCGTCCGCGTCTTCAAGTGCGGACCGGACTTTCTCGACCCGATGATTCATGCGGTGGCATCGGCGGCGCCATGCGAAAACCTCGATCTGTGGATGTGCGGCGAGTTTGACGCCGCTACGCGTCTGGCGCGTGCCGCAGAAAATGCGGATGTCATTCTGGTTGAAGGCGTCATGGGACTTTTTGATGGCGCACCCTCAGCGGCTGACATCGCGCGCCGTTTCAATCTGCCGGTGCTGGCGGTGATCGACGCCGCGGCGATGGCGCAAACCTTTGGCGCGGTTGCGCATGGCCTTGCCCACTATCAGCCCGATCTGCCGTTTTATGGCGTGCTGGCCAATCGTGTCGCCAGTCCGGGGCACGCGGAGATGCTGGAAGAGAGTCTGTCGCCCGGCATTCGCTGGTGCGGCACGGTGCCGCGCGATGACGCAGCCAGCTTGCCCGAACGGCATCTGGGATTGCATCAGGCAGCGGAAATCGAGGACTTGATGGCACGCCTTGATCGCATGGCCAATCAGTTGGAAAAAACACCGCTGGCGGCGCTTGATACAGGCGACTTTTCTGCCAACCTCGCCGTATCATCAGCGCCAGCGCGATGCGTCCTTTCGGGAACTTTTTCGGGCCTGGCCACACCCGCGCCACCCTTACTAAAAAACAAAACCATCGCCATCGCCCGCGATGCGTCGTTCTGCTTTCTCTACCCGGCCAACCTTGAACTGCTCGCTGCAATGGGCGCACAGCTCGCCTTCTTTTCACCCCTGGCAGGCGAGCCATTGCCTATGTGCGATGCGGTCTGGCTGCCCGGCGGCTATCCCGAGCTACATGCCGCAGTGCTTGCCCAACGCCGTGAATTCTTTGCTCAACTCGCCACCCATGTCGCCGCCAGCAAACCACTGATCGCCGAATGCGGCGGCATGATGACGCTGTTCGACACGCTCACCGACACGCAAGGCGCAACGCACCCAATGGCCGCCCTCCTCCCCGGCCGCATCGTCATGCAGCCACGCCTTGCCGCACTTGGCGGACAGGAGGCAGAACTTCCCGAAGGCACACTGCGCGGCCACACGTTTCATTATTCAAAAGCCGAAACACCGCTCGAACCACTTACCCACGCCCGCCGCCAGCGGTCCTTGGGCAACAAAACACAAGGCGAAGCGATTTACCGCCGCGCACGGCTTACTGCCTCCTACGTGCACTTTTATTTCCCCTCCAACCCCGCGGTTGCTGCCGCGCTGTTTTTGCCATGA
- the cobI gene encoding precorrin-2 C(20)-methyltransferase, translating to MSDKNHDRHYGPCYGRLIGASLGPGDPELITRRGWAALQSGARWLYPIKKAEERSYALDIVQRGGLVVPADAEALVFPMTRNPEILAKAWVRAATRTVELLTEGRDLVFLVEGDASTFATFGHLARVVRELAPDVEVETIPGVSSFAAAAARINATLAEEDDTLAVIPAAYGVELIDHLLGEFDTLILLKVKPLLDEVLDLLEQRSLLATSCFIEKVGSPDERVVSDVLSLKGEKVNYLSLMLVKNPKRARGELRRGCRKRAGLPA from the coding sequence ATGTCTGACAAAAACCATGACCGCCACTATGGCCCCTGCTATGGCCGACTGATTGGCGCCTCCCTTGGCCCCGGCGACCCGGAACTAATCACCCGGCGCGGCTGGGCTGCCCTGCAATCCGGCGCGCGCTGGCTCTACCCGATAAAAAAAGCCGAAGAACGCTCCTATGCACTGGACATCGTACAGCGCGGCGGACTGGTGGTTCCCGCCGACGCCGAAGCCCTGGTGTTTCCGATGACACGCAACCCGGAGATTCTCGCCAAGGCCTGGGTCCGCGCCGCCACCCGCACCGTCGAACTGCTCACCGAAGGCCGTGATCTGGTCTTTCTGGTCGAGGGCGATGCTTCCACCTTCGCCACCTTCGGCCATCTCGCCCGCGTGGTGCGCGAGCTGGCGCCGGACGTCGAGGTGGAAACCATTCCCGGCGTCAGCTCCTTTGCCGCCGCCGCCGCTCGCATCAACGCCACGCTGGCGGAAGAAGACGATACCCTCGCCGTCATCCCCGCCGCCTACGGCGTCGAACTCATCGACCACCTGCTTGGTGAGTTCGACACGCTGATTCTGCTCAAGGTCAAACCGCTGCTCGATGAAGTGCTCGACCTCCTTGAGCAACGCAGCCTGCTCGCCACCAGTTGCTTCATCGAAAAAGTCGGGTCGCCCGACGAACGCGTGGTATCCGATGTACTTAGTCTGAAAGGCGAAAAAGTGAACTATCTCTCACTGATGCTGGTGAAAAATCCCAAACGGGCGCGCGGCGAACTGCGGCGTGGTTGCCGCAAACGCGCAGGGCTGCCGGCATGA
- a CDS encoding (2Fe-2S) ferredoxin domain-containing protein, giving the protein MSTVEQPKIADYHRHLLVCTGPRCTADGESQALFDSLGAAFKVAGLDQGELRVKRSRVSCFAACRGGPIFCVQPDGIWYYNVTPANLQRIINEHLVGGRPVDELIFHRGPATQP; this is encoded by the coding sequence ATGAGCACCGTCGAACAACCTAAAATCGCCGACTACCATCGCCATCTGCTGGTATGCACCGGCCCTCGCTGTACCGCCGACGGCGAATCACAGGCGCTCTTCGACAGTCTTGGCGCGGCTTTCAAGGTTGCCGGGCTGGATCAGGGCGAACTGCGCGTCAAACGCAGCCGGGTCTCCTGCTTCGCCGCCTGCCGGGGCGGGCCGATCTTTTGCGTGCAACCGGATGGCATCTGGTACTACAACGTCACACCAGCGAATCTGCAGCGTATCATCAACGAACACCTCGTCGGCGGTCGACCGGTCGACGAGCTAATTTTCCACCGCGGTCCGGCAACGCAGCCCTGA
- a CDS encoding dihydrodipicolinate synthase family protein, with protein MLTKDDIRGISAMIPTPCKEGQGGWQYEDSVDLGETARMTELLISAGVGSIAANGTTGECAALTLEEKLAFTRTIVEVARGRVPVFAGITTLGTKETVRQMKKFRELGVQGGFVGLPLWQTPTITNSVQFYADLAEAVPDMGLMVYANPLFFKSTFPVEFWAGVGKHCPTVITCKYVGNLFDPQNMLKDLPASMDAAPQVQFLPIDFAAPMAYNLVGDRLKGVWSTSCVMGPEPIVELQKAIDAGDKARMGEIMHDLHSLPNAIPDFKDLAKYNVQVEKLRCNAAGYINAGPCRAPYQDIPDDWRFATESSGKAWAELCKRKYR; from the coding sequence ATGTTGACCAAAGACGATATCCGCGGCATTTCTGCCATGATTCCGACACCGTGCAAAGAAGGACAGGGCGGCTGGCAGTATGAGGATTCGGTAGATCTGGGTGAAACCGCGCGCATGACCGAGTTGTTGATCTCTGCGGGCGTTGGCTCGATTGCGGCCAATGGCACTACCGGCGAATGTGCCGCGCTGACGCTGGAAGAAAAGCTCGCCTTCACGCGCACCATCGTCGAGGTCGCCCGCGGCCGGGTGCCCGTGTTTGCTGGCATCACGACGCTCGGCACCAAGGAAACAGTGCGCCAGATGAAGAAATTCCGCGAACTGGGCGTGCAGGGTGGTTTTGTCGGTTTGCCGCTGTGGCAGACGCCGACCATTACCAATTCCGTCCAGTTCTACGCCGATCTGGCCGAGGCCGTGCCGGATATGGGCCTGATGGTGTATGCCAATCCGCTGTTCTTTAAATCCACCTTTCCGGTGGAGTTCTGGGCGGGCGTTGGCAAGCATTGTCCGACGGTGATCACTTGCAAATACGTCGGCAATCTGTTTGATCCGCAGAACATGCTCAAGGATCTTCCCGCCAGCATGGATGCCGCGCCGCAGGTGCAGTTCCTGCCCATCGATTTCGCTGCGCCCATGGCCTACAACCTGGTGGGTGACCGACTCAAGGGCGTGTGGTCGACCAGTTGCGTGATGGGGCCGGAGCCCATTGTTGAATTGCAAAAGGCCATCGATGCGGGCGACAAGGCACGCATGGGCGAGATCATGCACGACCTGCATAGCCTGCCCAATGCCATTCCGGACTTCAAGGATTTGGCCAAGTACAACGTGCAGGTTGAAAAACTGCGCTGTAATGCCGCGGGTTATATCAACGCGGGTCCGTGTCGCGCACCGTATCAGGATATTCCCGACGATTGGCGGTTCGCCACCGAGTCCAGCGGCAAAGCCTGGGCCGAGCTGTGCAAGCGCAAATATCGCTGA